The following are encoded in a window of Lactobacillus intestinalis genomic DNA:
- the dapA gene encoding 4-hydroxy-tetrahydrodipicolinate synthase: MTRLIDTDLLTALVTPFDENEEIDYDSLKKLTNYLISQGTNGFVIGGTTGETPTLSHDEKIELYTKFGEIVNGRVPVIAGTGSNNTAETIAFTNEVAKIKGIDYALVVVPPYNKPNQRSMVAHFTAVAENVDLPILIYNIPGRVGVKMNQETVVQLSHIENIKGIKQCASLEELEYIIDHKDNDFQVFTGEDSQALTARLLGANGVVSVASHIYSKQMREMYDDLYAGNYPEAARLQRWLTPRMAALFMYPSPSPVKAVLNAQGFETGGCRLPLVSLNEEEKVTLAQHLGLKDDALMHELPLDLGKEVEEND, translated from the coding sequence TTGACAAGATTAATTGATACTGATTTATTAACGGCACTTGTAACTCCTTTTGATGAAAATGAAGAAATCGATTATGACAGTTTGAAGAAGTTAACTAATTATTTGATTAGTCAAGGAACTAATGGCTTTGTAATTGGAGGTACAACGGGTGAGACACCAACTTTGTCTCATGATGAAAAAATTGAGCTCTATACTAAATTTGGCGAAATTGTAAATGGCCGTGTTCCAGTGATTGCTGGAACTGGAAGCAATAACACTGCAGAAACAATTGCATTTACTAATGAAGTAGCAAAAATTAAAGGAATTGATTATGCCTTAGTTGTTGTTCCCCCTTATAACAAGCCAAATCAGCGTAGTATGGTAGCTCACTTTACTGCAGTAGCCGAGAATGTTGATCTTCCAATCTTGATTTACAACATTCCAGGACGTGTTGGAGTCAAAATGAATCAGGAAACAGTGGTTCAACTCTCTCATATTGAAAATATTAAAGGAATTAAGCAATGTGCTAGCTTAGAGGAATTGGAATACATTATTGATCATAAGGATAATGACTTCCAAGTCTTTACTGGTGAGGATAGTCAAGCTTTAACTGCGCGTTTGCTTGGGGCCAATGGAGTTGTATCAGTGGCTTCACACATTTATTCTAAGCAAATGCGTGAAATGTATGATGATTTATATGCAGGTAACTATCCTGAGGCTGCTCGCTTGCAACGATGGTTAACTCCAAGAATGGCTGCATTATTTATGTATCCATCCCCATCGCCAGTTAAAGCAGTTTTAAATGCACAGGGATTTGAGACTGGTGGTTGTCGTTTGCCATTAGTAAGTTTAAATGAAGAAGAAAAAGTAACCTTAGCACAACATTTAGGCTTAAAAGATGATGCTTTAATG